Proteins found in one Geomonas subterranea genomic segment:
- a CDS encoding cytochrome c3 family protein, whose protein sequence is MRFRPAFIVLAALAVGSSAAYALELKDITYQTDGGGKVVFSHNKHLKKKAEKSPNVSCKACHENPRAAKTRYTMADMEKGKSCGKCHNGKKAFSVAKCTACHQVKNITFKVKETGPVLFSHNKHLKTMQCNACHNTLYKTGPNKTVSMAEMEKGKSCGACHNGKKAFSVAKCDGCHPSPKQVVFKVKETGPTVFSHSKHVEIYSCSSCHTRLFPLGSGRAVTMAAMEKGKSCGACHNAKEAFAVSQCEKCHPVQEIRFKVADVGDVKFSHSNHLGMYKCKDCHSGTFPTRRGGKPVSMDEMKKAKSCGACHDGKAAFTVNGNCDSCHMHG, encoded by the coding sequence ATGAGATTCAGACCGGCGTTCATCGTCCTGGCCGCGCTAGCCGTAGGATCTTCCGCTGCATACGCCCTGGAGTTGAAGGACATCACCTACCAGACCGACGGGGGGGGGAAGGTGGTCTTCAGCCACAACAAGCACCTGAAGAAGAAAGCGGAGAAGAGCCCGAACGTGAGCTGCAAGGCGTGCCATGAAAATCCGCGCGCGGCCAAAACCAGGTACACCATGGCCGACATGGAGAAAGGAAAGTCGTGCGGCAAGTGCCATAACGGGAAGAAGGCCTTCAGCGTTGCCAAGTGTACCGCCTGCCATCAGGTCAAGAACATCACCTTCAAGGTGAAAGAAACCGGACCGGTGCTCTTCAGCCACAACAAGCACCTGAAAACCATGCAGTGCAACGCCTGTCATAACACGCTGTACAAGACCGGCCCCAACAAAACGGTGTCGATGGCGGAGATGGAAAAGGGCAAGTCGTGCGGGGCCTGCCACAACGGGAAGAAGGCCTTCAGCGTCGCCAAGTGCGACGGCTGCCATCCTTCTCCCAAGCAGGTCGTCTTTAAGGTGAAAGAAACCGGCCCCACCGTCTTCAGCCACAGCAAGCACGTCGAGATTTACAGTTGCAGTTCCTGCCATACCAGGCTGTTCCCGCTGGGCTCCGGCAGAGCGGTCACCATGGCGGCCATGGAGAAGGGAAAATCCTGCGGTGCCTGCCACAACGCCAAGGAAGCCTTCGCCGTTTCGCAATGCGAGAAGTGCCACCCGGTCCAGGAAATCAGGTTCAAGGTGGCAGACGTAGGTGACGTCAAGTTCAGTCACAGCAACCACCTGGGCATGTACAAGTGCAAGGATTGCCACAGCGGCACCTTCCCCACCAGGCGCGGCGGCAAGCCGGTATCCATGGACGAGATGAAAAAAGCCAAGTCGTGCGGAGCCTGCCATGACGGCAAGGCGGCCTTCACAGTCAACGGAAACTGTGACTCCTGCCATATGCACGGCTAG
- a CDS encoding aspartate:alanine exchanger family transporter: MIKILLENPLMLLLMVAALGYPLGKIKVYGITLGVGAVLFVGLAFGMLHPDMKAPAIVYIMGQALFVYTVGLSAGPSFISTFRRNGVMNNVLAGVVLCASAALCVAMQRYFAIQPGIAAGIFCGSMTASPALGGALESIRQTAPPDMLEALLAEPVVGFSVAYPIGVIGLMLTINVCQKIWKVDYQAEFKVLRKPEDRNSLVHCTIKVQHVEPPDTTVQRLNESNNCDIIFSRIKRGEEFFYARPETVLQPGDLAMVAGAPHEIEKIATVLGERRSKERLGLDRTEYEYRRIFVSSPQAIGRTIGELHQDQRFGEVITLVRRGDNEFLPEAKMVLELGDVVRVLAHKTCMDEVTAFFGNSYRRVSEVDVMTFSLGLVIGLILGLIPFPFPGGGSMQLGFAGGPLIVGILLGTFGRTGKMVWSLPYSASMVLKQVGLVLFLAGIGTRSGYSLLTTLSHGGGGSIFITGVLVTCVTAFLGLFIAHKIMKLPMTLAVGIVAGMHTSTPGLGYIKEQTGNDLSDQGYACVFPFATIGKIILVHIILVATGQL; encoded by the coding sequence ATGATCAAGATACTCCTCGAGAACCCGTTGATGCTTCTGCTCATGGTCGCGGCACTGGGGTACCCCCTGGGCAAAATCAAGGTCTACGGCATCACCCTTGGCGTCGGCGCCGTCCTCTTCGTCGGGCTCGCGTTCGGGATGCTCCATCCCGACATGAAGGCGCCGGCGATCGTGTACATCATGGGGCAGGCGCTCTTCGTCTACACCGTCGGGCTTTCCGCCGGCCCCTCCTTCATCTCCACCTTCCGCAGAAACGGGGTCATGAACAACGTCCTCGCCGGGGTGGTGCTGTGCGCCTCCGCTGCCCTCTGCGTCGCCATGCAGAGGTACTTCGCCATCCAGCCCGGGATTGCCGCCGGCATCTTCTGCGGCAGCATGACCGCCTCCCCGGCCCTGGGCGGCGCCCTGGAATCGATCCGCCAGACCGCCCCGCCGGACATGCTGGAAGCGCTCCTCGCCGAGCCGGTGGTCGGCTTCTCCGTCGCCTATCCCATCGGCGTCATCGGCCTCATGCTGACCATCAACGTCTGCCAGAAAATCTGGAAGGTGGACTACCAGGCCGAGTTCAAGGTGTTGCGCAAGCCCGAGGACCGCAACTCGCTGGTGCACTGCACCATCAAGGTGCAGCACGTCGAGCCGCCGGACACCACCGTTCAGAGGCTGAACGAGTCGAACAACTGCGATATCATCTTCAGCCGGATCAAACGGGGGGAAGAGTTCTTCTATGCCCGTCCCGAAACGGTGCTGCAGCCGGGGGACTTGGCGATGGTGGCCGGCGCGCCGCATGAGATCGAGAAGATCGCGACGGTGCTGGGGGAAAGAAGGAGCAAGGAGCGCCTGGGGCTGGACCGCACCGAGTACGAGTACCGCAGGATCTTCGTGTCCAGCCCCCAGGCCATCGGGCGCACCATCGGGGAGCTGCACCAGGACCAGCGTTTCGGGGAGGTGATCACGCTGGTGCGCCGCGGCGACAACGAGTTCCTTCCGGAGGCCAAAATGGTCCTGGAACTCGGGGACGTGGTCAGGGTCCTGGCGCACAAGACCTGCATGGACGAGGTGACCGCCTTTTTCGGCAACTCCTACCGCAGGGTGAGCGAGGTGGATGTCATGACCTTCAGCCTGGGGCTGGTGATCGGGCTGATCCTGGGCCTGATCCCCTTCCCCTTCCCCGGCGGCGGGAGCATGCAGCTCGGCTTCGCGGGGGGGCCACTCATCGTGGGGATTCTTTTGGGAACCTTCGGCCGGACCGGCAAGATGGTCTGGAGCCTTCCCTACAGCGCCAGCATGGTCTTGAAGCAGGTGGGACTGGTGCTGTTCCTGGCCGGCATCGGCACCCGCTCCGGCTACAGCCTCCTTACCACCTTGAGCCACGGTGGTGGCGGCAGCATCTTCATCACGGGCGTCCTGGTCACCTGCGTCACGGCCTTTCTGGGCCTGTTCATCGCACACAAGATCATGAAGCTCCCGATGACGCTGGCGGTGGGCATCGTCGCGGGGATGCACACCTCCACCCCGGGCCTTGGCTACATCAAGGAGCAGACCGGAAACGACCTCTCCGACCAGGGCTACGCCTGCGTCTTCCCGTTCGCCACCATAGGGAAGATCATCCTGGTGCACATAATTCTCGTGGCGACGGGGCAGCTGTGA
- a CDS encoding ABC transporter substrate-binding protein, translated as MKKMLFLTVVLMMIAPTAHAAGPVGDVIKVGMVNDQTGANKGSGRGMKVGVEAYFKAVNAKGGVYGRKIELVSLDDQMVTDKTIDCLLKLADEQKVFAVVGSVGTSNCVASLPVVKEYKLPYINPRTGATELRTPVVREVFHIRASYQQEVDRIVDQLVKQGAKRFAVFYQNDGLGTDILASTENAVKRHGLSLVSKGSFERNTVAVTTGLASIMTGKPDAIIVGAVYKPGAEFIKLARKEGVSAYLASGSFAGGMNLVKAVGPGASEGVIMSQVVPELDDLSLPITKECKEAIEKNPEEVGFNSVSMEGCMAAKSMVMALEKAGNPPTQAAFIQAYESMKGADMGGIKLTFSQDNHQGQDNVYLQVVKGDKLVSLK; from the coding sequence ATGAAAAAGATGCTGTTCCTGACCGTGGTGCTGATGATGATTGCTCCGACGGCACACGCCGCGGGGCCGGTGGGCGACGTGATCAAGGTCGGCATGGTCAACGACCAGACCGGCGCCAACAAGGGCTCCGGAAGGGGGATGAAGGTGGGGGTGGAGGCCTACTTCAAGGCGGTGAACGCCAAGGGGGGCGTGTACGGCAGAAAGATCGAACTGGTCTCCCTGGACGACCAGATGGTGACCGACAAGACCATCGACTGCCTGCTTAAGCTCGCCGACGAGCAGAAGGTTTTCGCCGTGGTCGGCTCCGTGGGCACCTCCAACTGCGTCGCCAGCCTTCCGGTGGTCAAGGAGTACAAGCTCCCCTACATCAACCCGAGGACCGGGGCTACCGAGTTGCGCACGCCGGTGGTCCGGGAGGTGTTCCACATCAGGGCGAGCTACCAGCAGGAGGTTGACCGCATCGTGGACCAGCTGGTCAAGCAGGGTGCGAAGCGCTTCGCGGTCTTCTACCAGAACGACGGCCTCGGCACCGACATCCTCGCCTCGACCGAAAACGCCGTCAAGCGCCATGGACTGAGCCTCGTCTCCAAGGGCTCCTTCGAGCGGAACACCGTGGCGGTGACCACGGGACTCGCCAGCATCATGACCGGCAAGCCGGACGCCATCATCGTCGGCGCCGTGTACAAGCCGGGAGCGGAGTTCATAAAGCTCGCCCGCAAGGAAGGGGTCAGCGCCTACCTCGCCTCCGGCTCGTTCGCGGGGGGCATGAACCTCGTCAAAGCCGTGGGCCCCGGCGCCTCGGAAGGGGTCATCATGAGCCAGGTGGTGCCGGAACTGGATGACCTGTCGCTTCCGATCACCAAGGAGTGCAAGGAGGCCATCGAAAAGAACCCCGAGGAGGTCGGCTTCAACTCCGTGAGCATGGAGGGGTGCATGGCGGCCAAGTCCATGGTCATGGCCCTTGAGAAAGCGGGCAACCCGCCCACCCAGGCCGCCTTCATCCAGGCCTACGAGAGCATGAAGGGAGCGGACATGGGAGGCATCAAGCTCACCTTCTCGCAGGACAACCACCAGGGGCAGGACAACGTCTACCTGCAGGTGGTGAAGGGCGACAAGCTGGTCTCCCTGAAATAG
- a CDS encoding HAMP domain-containing methyl-accepting chemotaxis protein — MTVKSKLWGNIALTIVGISVLAGIGLFSIAKVKSSIEILTGKSTPLHLKMLELQQTVEKVSADFMRLEMTTEPAEVAHLSQAITTRIKRMEELNDQIVQGGAASSGVDTAVLRDIEKTVVQVASQRLKDMTLFKNEIATVNSELRKAEESVAGLRKQISQMGSSALSNINSSQAANLQVNSSIKKLLTLQSRLKDINIILSDLELVKNKFKVAPLRERLKNTVELTRNIEVDQGDNPAIKEVKGVATDILNQIGAEEGGLVSLKLEMLTNPEKADAEQYAGKARDIMKPLEENSKKIFNTIDTLELQIVKDRNKVVSSLGFQNSANSVMEAGSNISVDVKELNSGVRQIMLSSTDAEVGRLTATLAETRRRIDGNIALARKVLLDSGQKELAERISDVSATVRRASSSIQKIEATKLGVIRSNGAMQRALESARGISREQAQRSEEQVKSIGENQQQILTGVRNAVDNATLLSYVMIAVSVAVVLISLVISLRIIASITKPLSHAKLVTADIAGGDLTRRIRGGSNDEIGDICDSINNIVVHFHEVISRVSHNTTQVASTSTELSCAAEQMAAGAARVAEQAATVATASEEMAATSNDIAVSCTQAAAGSKQANDAAVTGADVVKGTVRGMNQIAEQVRASAVSIGDLGQKSEQIGAIVNTINDIADQTNLLALNAAIEAARAGEQGRGFAVVADEVRALAQRTASATREIGEMIKAVQQQTKGAIGVMQSGVARVEAGTVEAARSGAALEEILQQIGSVTLQVNQIATAAEEQTATTVEISNNIQSINEVVQDTAKNAQESASSALLLSRLAEEQQKLVGQFKLSE; from the coding sequence ATGACCGTCAAAAGCAAGCTTTGGGGCAACATCGCGCTGACCATCGTGGGCATTTCCGTCCTGGCCGGCATCGGGCTCTTTTCCATCGCCAAGGTCAAGTCGAGCATCGAGATCCTGACCGGGAAGTCGACGCCGCTGCACCTGAAGATGCTGGAACTGCAACAGACGGTGGAAAAGGTCTCGGCCGACTTCATGAGGCTGGAGATGACCACGGAGCCCGCGGAGGTGGCCCATCTCTCGCAAGCCATCACCACCCGCATCAAGCGCATGGAGGAACTGAACGACCAGATCGTCCAGGGAGGCGCCGCATCCAGCGGCGTGGACACGGCGGTCCTGCGCGACATAGAGAAGACCGTGGTCCAGGTCGCCTCGCAACGGCTGAAGGACATGACGCTCTTTAAAAATGAGATCGCGACGGTGAACTCGGAACTGCGCAAGGCAGAGGAAAGCGTCGCGGGGCTGCGCAAGCAGATCAGCCAGATGGGAAGCAGCGCCCTCTCCAACATCAACTCCTCGCAGGCCGCCAACCTCCAGGTGAACAGCTCGATCAAGAAGCTTCTCACCCTGCAAAGCCGGCTCAAGGACATCAACATCATCCTGAGCGACCTGGAACTGGTCAAGAACAAGTTCAAGGTGGCCCCCCTGAGGGAGCGCCTGAAGAACACGGTGGAGCTGACCCGCAACATCGAGGTGGACCAGGGGGACAACCCGGCCATCAAGGAGGTCAAGGGGGTCGCCACCGACATCCTGAACCAGATCGGCGCCGAGGAGGGGGGGCTCGTGTCCCTCAAGCTTGAGATGCTCACCAACCCCGAAAAGGCCGATGCGGAGCAGTATGCCGGCAAGGCGCGCGACATCATGAAGCCCCTGGAGGAGAACAGCAAGAAGATCTTCAACACCATCGACACCCTGGAACTGCAGATCGTAAAGGACCGCAACAAGGTGGTATCGTCGCTTGGCTTCCAGAACTCGGCCAACAGCGTGATGGAGGCGGGGAGCAATATCAGCGTCGACGTGAAGGAGCTCAACTCCGGGGTGCGCCAGATCATGCTGAGCTCCACCGATGCCGAGGTGGGAAGGCTCACCGCGACCCTGGCGGAGACCCGCAGGAGGATCGACGGCAACATCGCGCTGGCGCGAAAGGTGCTGCTCGATTCGGGTCAGAAGGAGCTCGCGGAGAGGATCTCCGACGTATCGGCGACGGTGCGCCGCGCGTCCTCGTCGATCCAGAAGATAGAGGCGACCAAGCTCGGGGTGATCAGGAGCAACGGGGCGATGCAGCGGGCTCTTGAGTCCGCCCGCGGCATTTCGCGCGAGCAGGCGCAACGAAGCGAGGAGCAGGTGAAGAGCATAGGGGAGAATCAGCAGCAGATCCTGACCGGCGTGCGCAACGCGGTCGACAACGCCACCCTCCTCTCCTACGTCATGATCGCGGTCTCCGTCGCCGTGGTGCTGATCTCGCTGGTGATCAGCCTGCGCATCATCGCCTCCATCACCAAGCCCCTCTCCCACGCCAAGCTGGTCACCGCCGACATCGCCGGCGGCGACCTCACCAGGCGCATCAGGGGGGGCTCCAACGACGAGATCGGCGACATCTGCGACAGCATCAACAACATCGTCGTGCACTTCCACGAGGTGATCTCGCGGGTGTCCCACAACACCACCCAGGTCGCCTCCACCTCGACCGAGCTATCCTGCGCCGCCGAGCAGATGGCGGCCGGCGCCGCCAGGGTCGCGGAGCAGGCTGCCACCGTGGCGACGGCCAGCGAGGAGATGGCGGCGACCTCCAACGACATAGCGGTCAGCTGCACCCAGGCCGCTGCCGGCTCCAAGCAGGCCAACGACGCCGCCGTCACCGGCGCGGACGTGGTCAAGGGGACGGTCCGGGGCATGAACCAGATCGCCGAGCAGGTGCGCGCCTCTGCGGTCAGCATCGGCGACCTGGGGCAGAAGTCGGAGCAGATCGGCGCCATCGTCAACACCATCAACGACATAGCCGACCAGACCAACCTTTTGGCCCTGAACGCGGCCATCGAGGCGGCGCGCGCGGGAGAGCAGGGGCGCGGCTTTGCCGTCGTGGCCGACGAGGTGCGCGCGCTGGCGCAGAGAACGGCCAGCGCCACCCGCGAGATCGGAGAGATGATCAAGGCGGTGCAGCAGCAGACCAAGGGTGCCATCGGCGTGATGCAGTCGGGGGTCGCCCGGGTGGAGGCGGGCACCGTCGAGGCGGCCCGCTCCGGGGCCGCCCTGGAGGAGATCCTGCAACAGATCGGCTCCGTCACCCTGCAGGTGAACCAGATCGCCACGGCAGCGGAGGAGCAGACCGCCACCACGGTGGAGATCAGCAACAACATCCAGAGCATCAACGAGGTCGTGCAGGACACCGCCAAGAACGCCCAGGAGTCTGCCTCCTCCGCCCTGCTCCTGTCCCGGCTGGCGGAAGAGCAGCAAAAGCTCGTGGGGCAGTTCAAGCTGAGCGAGTAG
- a CDS encoding response regulator: protein MTGSILLVEDNERLTEMLRTVLESRGHQVKSAGSGDDALAQLQGQRFDLLVLDLKLPGMNGVELLQRVRRSAALKELPVVIMTGVFRGEDYARAAAKLGVEAYLEKPFGKDDFLKAVQGALERGPARKELSRLLLDLYKNGKNGMIELRGGTRVFVVGGEPASFSSPGFVPFLISANHLQRGDLEQFPPSRPGRLPLVEAGLIGYDDLLEQSRLFLFRALVEALLQNQSPRFTPDITGVELPLTPLSLPRLLHQAAGTASFDLAPYLTSRGALCPVRTPEYFRLANLLNMGQEEVDLLQRLGQGKTVQDILSDCDTPARGAALLDLLARMGMLSLAAAPAQDQQPDFPQKVLFNRPIEEVSERRAEAINFNDLVDEVSESIELVVGKKGMAAPLSATEIDFEQEVQRDYAAIQDKNYYEIFGMTPGTFSFATLKDAYFAKTREYSPEKFMQLSGDTLGRAQDVLSHYANAYNTLSSVIAKERYDEMLNADTVGLGGKREDELQARIQFQSGKVFLEMEDYGNAERALQDAYTLDPNDAQTSAYLAWSIYKNPGNQRSQGALEKCRMLLSKSLQAERNADAFAFRGWMLLDEGRDGLAEGEFQKSLKLNPHQSHAQGGMRLIRERREAEKKGLFKRIFG, encoded by the coding sequence ATGACAGGCAGCATCCTGCTGGTCGAGGACAATGAGCGGCTCACCGAGATGCTGCGCACGGTGCTGGAATCGCGCGGGCACCAGGTGAAGAGCGCCGGCAGCGGAGACGACGCGCTCGCGCAGTTGCAGGGGCAGCGTTTCGACCTGCTGGTGCTCGACCTGAAGCTGCCGGGGATGAACGGCGTGGAGCTGTTGCAGCGGGTGCGCCGCAGCGCGGCTCTGAAGGAGCTCCCGGTGGTGATCATGACCGGGGTGTTCCGCGGCGAGGACTACGCCCGTGCCGCCGCGAAGCTCGGCGTCGAGGCCTACCTCGAGAAGCCCTTCGGCAAGGATGATTTCCTGAAAGCGGTGCAGGGCGCCCTGGAGCGCGGCCCCGCCCGCAAGGAGCTCTCCCGGCTCCTCCTCGACCTGTACAAAAACGGCAAAAACGGCATGATCGAGCTGCGCGGCGGGACCCGCGTCTTCGTGGTCGGCGGGGAGCCGGCCAGCTTCTCCTCGCCCGGCTTCGTTCCGTTTCTCATCTCCGCCAACCACCTGCAGCGCGGCGACCTGGAGCAGTTCCCTCCCTCCCGCCCCGGGCGCCTGCCGCTGGTGGAAGCCGGCCTCATCGGCTATGACGACCTGTTGGAACAATCGCGCCTGTTCCTGTTCCGGGCCCTCGTCGAGGCGCTGCTGCAAAACCAGTCCCCGAGATTCACCCCCGACATCACCGGCGTGGAACTCCCACTCACCCCCCTCTCCCTGCCGCGCCTTTTGCACCAGGCCGCCGGCACCGCCAGTTTCGATCTCGCCCCGTACCTGACCAGCCGCGGCGCCCTCTGTCCGGTGCGCACTCCGGAATACTTCCGGCTCGCGAACCTGCTCAACATGGGTCAGGAGGAGGTCGACCTGCTGCAGCGGCTGGGTCAGGGGAAAACGGTACAGGACATCCTCTCCGACTGCGACACCCCGGCCCGGGGAGCCGCCCTGCTCGACCTGCTGGCGCGCATGGGGATGCTTTCCCTGGCGGCGGCGCCGGCCCAGGACCAGCAGCCTGATTTCCCGCAGAAGGTCCTTTTCAACCGCCCCATCGAGGAGGTCTCCGAGAGGCGCGCCGAGGCGATCAACTTCAACGACCTCGTGGACGAAGTTTCGGAATCGATCGAGCTGGTGGTGGGCAAGAAGGGGATGGCTGCGCCGCTGTCGGCGACGGAGATCGACTTCGAGCAGGAGGTCCAGCGGGATTACGCCGCGATCCAGGACAAGAATTACTACGAGATCTTCGGCATGACCCCGGGCACCTTCAGCTTCGCCACGTTGAAGGACGCCTACTTCGCCAAGACCCGGGAGTATTCGCCGGAAAAGTTCATGCAGCTCTCCGGTGACACCCTTGGCCGCGCCCAGGACGTCCTTTCCCACTACGCCAACGCCTACAACACCCTCTCCAGCGTCATCGCCAAGGAGCGTTACGACGAGATGCTCAACGCCGACACCGTCGGGCTGGGAGGCAAGCGCGAGGACGAGCTGCAGGCACGCATCCAGTTCCAGTCGGGCAAGGTGTTCCTGGAGATGGAGGATTACGGCAACGCCGAGCGCGCCCTGCAGGATGCCTACACCCTCGACCCCAACGACGCCCAGACCAGCGCCTACCTCGCCTGGTCCATCTACAAGAACCCCGGCAACCAGCGTTCGCAGGGAGCCCTGGAGAAGTGCCGCATGCTCCTCTCCAAGAGCCTGCAGGCCGAGCGCAACGCCGACGCCTTCGCCTTCCGCGGCTGGATGCTGCTGGACGAGGGGCGGGACGGACTGGCCGAGGGGGAGTTCCAGAAGTCACTCAAGCTGAACCCGCACCAGTCGCATGCCCAGGGGGGGATGCGCCTGATCAGGGAACGGCGCGAGGCGGAGAAGAAGGGACTCTTCAAACGCATCTTCGGCTGA